The segment GTTTGCCGTTGCGTAAAAATAGGACGGTCCCTAAATGTTCTTCTAATTTTTTGATTTGCGAAGAAACTGTCGGCTGAGAGAGGAATAATTGTTCTGCGCTTTGTGTGAAATTTTTGGTTTCATAAACAGAAACAAATGTTTGCAGCAGTTGGAACATGCTCAATGCCTCCTATAAAATCTGTTAGATGATAAGCCGGCAGATGCGGGCTGTTGGTCCAAGCAGAGTGCTTGGTAAGTTAAACAATCAGTCAGTACTGTTTTTAAGAATAGTGTAGATCGTCTCAAGATCAGCTGATGTACCGCGAAGTTCATAGTCAGCTAAAAACGGAAAATCAAATTGTGCAGCGTATTGCTTGGCAGTCAAGCAATATTGACGATTGAAGTTTTTATTTCCGCTGCCGACAACACCTAGACATTTTCGGAAATTATCACCAAAAGCCAAATATTCCCGCATACTTTCAGTTAAAATTTCTTGATCGCCGTTATCTACACCGTTGCCGCCTTCTAGATATGTAGGGACAAAAACAAAAAAAGGATCCTGCTCTGTTTCCAATGGGAAGTTTTCGTGGATCTCTTTTAATTGGATAAGGGGATTTTGCGAATCGCTAGTGTGTTGTTGTTCTGCATATTCCTGCAGACGTTTCGCAAAGGAGCGGGTATTTCCTGAAATTGATATATATAAAATAGTCATAGTCATAAGTAAGTTCCTCCTTCTGTGATATTATAGCATGCACGAAGTAAAAAAAGCGGTCAGTCACTGGATTTTTCAAATATGCTTGGTTTTATAAAAAACAATCAGATAACAACAAGTTGAAAATAATGCAAGAATTCATTAAGAAGGGTAAACTGATTAGTAAGAGTTTTTAAATAAGAACGATTAAAAAGTTTATACAAAATAAAAAACGCAGTTTGCTATAATAGGTGTAAGCGTTAAACAAAATACGAGAGGATATTTAGTTTATGAAAGATAAAAAAACCAAGCAGCAAGGGATCACGTTACTGCCATTGATCTCTTTAGTGGTCGGTTCTGCGATCGGCGGCGGTATTTTTGGTATCATGGCGGATCTGTCAGGTTCAGCTGGAGCGCCTACGATTTTCAGCTGGCTGCTGGTAGGGGGCTCGATGCTGATGCTGGCATTGACTATCTATAATTTGAACACAAAAAGACCGGATCTTTCAAGCGGGATCTATAGCTACGCTGAAGCAGGATTCGGCCGTTTTTCAGGATTGATCAGCGGGTGGGGATATTGGCTGACGTCGTGGCTGGGCAATGTGGCGTTCGCTACGTTGCTGATGAGTGCGCTGGGTTACTTTTTTCCAATCCTTCACGGAGGACAAAATACAGCATCAGTCATTTTAAGTACTGTTTTTCTGTGGTTATATGCGTGGTTAGTGAACCGCGGAGTGGAAAGCGCGAGTATCGTCAATGCGATCGTGACGATCTGCAAATTGGTTCCATTGTTTATCTTCGTGGTCGTAGCGCTGTTTTCTTTCAAGATGGATATCTTTATAGAGAATTTTTCAAGTCTCAATATTTTGGACGCGACCGGAACACCGGTATCATTCAATAAACAAGTATTGACCTGTATCATGGTGATGCTATGGGTCTTTGTGGGGATCGAGGGAGCTTCGACAGTCGCTTCCAGAGCCCGTAAAAAATCAGATGTTGGTAAAGCAACAGTGATGGGATTGATCAGTTTATTGATCATTTATATGCTGATTTCTTTACTGCCTTATGGAATCTTGTCT is part of the Enterococcus mediterraneensis genome and harbors:
- the nrdI gene encoding class Ib ribonucleoside-diphosphate reductase assembly flavoprotein NrdI, which gives rise to MTILYISISGNTRSFAKRLQEYAEQQHTSDSQNPLIQLKEIHENFPLETEQDPFFVFVPTYLEGGNGVDNGDQEILTESMREYLAFGDNFRKCLGVVGSGNKNFNRQYCLTAKQYAAQFDFPFLADYELRGTSADLETIYTILKNSTD
- a CDS encoding basic amino acid/polyamine antiporter, whose translation is MKDKKTKQQGITLLPLISLVVGSAIGGGIFGIMADLSGSAGAPTIFSWLLVGGSMLMLALTIYNLNTKRPDLSSGIYSYAEAGFGRFSGLISGWGYWLTSWLGNVAFATLLMSALGYFFPILHGGQNTASVILSTVFLWLYAWLVNRGVESASIVNAIVTICKLVPLFIFVVVALFSFKMDIFIENFSSLNILDATGTPVSFNKQVLTCIMVMLWVFVGIEGASTVASRARKKSDVGKATVMGLISLLIIYMLISLLPYGILSTEQLASIRTQPAMGYLFELMVGKWGAVLINGGLIISLIGVWLSWTILPVETMRNMAKDGLLPAGWQKVNRKGSPTFAIILTTVCTNLFLLSLLVTDQAYNFAYTLGTAAIFFTWLYSGLYQMKLSYQRKEWGQLAVGAIISAFLIWAIIFVALKEVMLVTILFIPGVFCFLYAQKQQGIKISEKRFEHLLVILVSLVGFISLTLFATGVLVL